One Platichthys flesus chromosome 14, fPlaFle2.1, whole genome shotgun sequence genomic region harbors:
- the LOC133968867 gene encoding probable G-protein coupled receptor 148 yields the protein MTSSLLAANFTQEWVECLRGWHMEYFFIPTIVVTLATLLANPVLLSCIFLSRALRRETRYLLVANTLMADMLFLILNLAIMICNAVSAQVPWVVCGLFTAVTVTAYCCTVLTITLMVVDTYAAVRWPLRYHDLLPPARTHRILVGVWVLAAVYPFTLMIMMEVGRGNSDEDLAVCLVLVSLGLIQVQNVVAIHVYFFVTALFCALLIFYCYIRLYMVTRTHGIWESRFSRARVTLLAHGVLLLLYFTPGFVFIVELFLFQRKEISQDLRVWVSTVNMCVFMLLPRAFAPYLYGLRYREISDTLMQLLHRHRGLSQHSAS from the coding sequence atgacatcatcactaCTGGCGGCCAATTTCACCCAGGAGTGGGTGGAGTGTCTGCGGGGGTGGCACATGGAGTATTTTTTCATCCCGACCATAGTCGTCACCCTGGCCACCTTGCTGGCCAACCCGGTCCTCCTGTCATGCATCTTCCTGTCCCGTGCCTTGAGGCGGGAGACGCGCTACCTGCTGGTGGCCAACACCCTGATGGCCGACAtgctcttcctcatcctcaacCTGGCCATTATGATCTGCAACGCCGTCAGTGCTCAGGTCCCCTGGGTCGTGTGTGGGCTGTTCACAGCCGTCACTGTCACCGCCTACTGCTGCACCGTCCTCACCATCACCCTCATGGTGGTGGACACCTATGCTGCTGTCCGCTGGCCTCTCCGCTACCATGACCTTCTTCCTCCCGCCCGCACCCACCGCATACTGGTGGGGGTGTGGGTTCTGGCAGCCGTGTACCCCTTCACTCTGATGATCATGATGGAGGTGGGGAGGGGAAATTCCGATGAGGATTTGGCTGTTTGTCTAGTTCTCGTCTCTCTGGGTCTCATTCAGGTCCAGAACGTGGTAGCGATCCACGTCTACTTCTTCGTTACCGCGCTCTTCTGTGCTTTGCTCATTTTTTACTGCTACATTCGACTCTACATGGTAACAAGGACCCATGGCATCTGGGAGAGTCGCTTCTCCAGGGCGCGGGTCACCCTGCTGGCCCACGGGGTTCTGCTCCTGCTCTACTTCACCCCCGGCTTTGTCTTCATCGTGGAGCTCTTCCTGTTCCAGAGGAAGGAGATTAGTCAAGATCTTCGTGTGTGGGTCAGCACAgtcaacatgtgtgttttcatgttgctGCCCAGAGCGTTTGCGCCGTACCTCTATGGGCTGAGGTACAGGGAGATCTCTGACACTCTGATGCAGCTGCTGCATCGACACAGGGGACTCAGCCAGCACTCAGCATCATGA
- the mterf4 gene encoding transcription termination factor 4, mitochondrial: MGTTVAARQVFRWTVRAAAASSLLSPPLTSRCLLQPRPAGSGLFCSTSSRSPLQSSHHNHPVSPVSETPLTELSPQSLADMGFTGTQAEQMLETASKARGGRAARHALSTLTALLALGLNPSSVLKLLQKCPEVCSVKESQLQQRVGNLRKLGLVEGSLQRVVAHYPQILTVPVKTVKHVVVLLREKCLFTAPQVTDILRESPAIVLGDLAQVEFLFQYVYFRMGVKQAEIIKSRLFRYSLDEVRCRHCFLERRGLYQTPDKKGQTIIINPKLDSILNVDQSAFLTAVAKASVEEYDVFQRLVAKEWLEEEKEQGSINVDDTYSEEEEEDEDEEEETGGRSGYIKTRKR; the protein is encoded by the exons ATGGGTACCACAGTGGCTGCACGGCAG GTTTTCCGGTGGACTGTGagagccgccgccgcctcctccctgCTCAGCCCACCTCTCACTTCGAGATGCCTCCTCCAGCCTCGACCCGCCGGCTCCGGGCTCTTCTGTTCCACCAGCAGCCGGAGTCCCCTGCAGTCATCGCACCACAACCACCCAGTTAGTCCCGTATCAGAGACGCCACTCACGGAGCTGTCCCCGCAGTCTTTAGCCGACATGGGATTCACTGGAACTCAGGCTGAGCAGATGTTGGAGACCGCGTCCAAAGCGAGGGGAGGACGAGCTGCCAGACACGCGCTGTCCACCCTCACGGCGCTGCTCGCCCTGGGGCTCAACCCCTCCAGCgtcctgaagctgctgcagaaatgTCCTGAAGTGTGCAGCGTCAAGGAGTCGCAGCTTCAGCAGCGCGTGGGCAACCTGAGGAAACTGGGTCTAGTCGAAG GCAGTCTTCAGAGAGTGGTGGCCCATTACCCCCAGATCCTGACTGTGCCCGTGAAGACAGTTAAACATGTGGTGGTGCTTCTCCGAGAGAAGTGTCTGTTTACTGCCCCTCAGGTCACGGACATCCTCAGAGAAAGTCCGGCCATCGTCCTTGGGGATTTGGCTCAGGTGGAGTTCTTGTTTCAG TACGTCTACTTTCGAATGGGTGTCAAACAGGCGGAGATTATTAAGTCCAGGTTGTTCCGCTACTCCCTGGATGAGGTTCGATGTCGACACTGTTTCCTGGAGCGCAGGGGTCTGTACCAAACCCCAGACAAGAAAGGACAGACCATCATCATCAACCCTAAACTGGACAGCATCCTCAACGTCGACCAGAGCGCCTTCCTCACAGCCGTTGCGAAGGCGTCAGTGGAGGAGTACGATGTCTTTCAAAGACTTGTGGCAAAAGAgtggctggaggaggaaaaggagcaaGGCAGCATCAATGTGGATGACACTTattctgaggaggaagaggaggatgaagatgaagaggaggagacaggaggcaggagtGGATACATAAAGACAAGAAAGAGATAA